GAATTGAGACTTAAATTTCTTGGTATCATAGTTTGGTGGTTCGGCTACTATCGATtcctttcctttccttcttcTAGAACTTGATGAAGCCATGAATTaggaaggaaagaaagaagaagagaagatagGCTTCGGTTAAGGCACGATTGTGAGGGAAGGAATAGAAGGTAAGGTATTGTGTGGTGTCTTTGGGTGAGAGAAGAACAATGTAGGTCTTATGGAGGATTTACACGAAGAAAGCAAAAGTGTGTGGGATGAATATATGAAGAGAACAATGGTTATGTGAGCTCAAGAAGTGATATTACCTATTTGTAGCCAAGGCATGAAACAAAGCAAAGAGTTGGAGGATTTATATGAAGAAAGCAAGGTGTGTGGCTTAAGGAATGTTGCTGCCAATATATAGAAGGGGAGGTATTGTTGGAGGGAAGCATTGGCTCGGTTATTCGGCAATGAAGGGTGAGGATTGAGCAAAATATTGTTGAGGATCCATGAAGTGGACGATGTGCATGTGGAGATGGTTGGAGACAAGGATTGCTTCTCCATTGGGTGCATGTGGTTCGGCCTCCAAAGTGCTAAACCATGCAGATTTTGTTCTCAAGAGAGCACACCATAATTAGTATATTCATTATAAGGAACACTTTATTTGTTACCATGATACCATAAACTCATAAAATAATGCAATGTATGGTTTATCTATTCATGAATTTGAGCCTTTGAGTGAAAAATTGACTTTCTTGAAATTCATAGCATAtacagacaccaaacttaaggtTTGGCTATATACTTATACAGAAAGAATGAGTATATATCCTAGAATGGTTCTATGATCAATCATGCTTGAAAATCTATTTTAAAGTGCCtttaggcacaccaaacttaggagtCAAACATATGCTCTAAAATGATATGTGCAATTATTAAATTCACTCATGAGAGCTCAAATTCATGCTAGAAAAATCattatttattgaaattaaaataacagtAAGAACATTAAATCACGGGCTACCTCCCATGGaacgctcttttattgtcactagcttgacattggtcCCTTattagggtggttgatgattGTGGTGCCTCAATTTGTCTCCTCTCACTGAGAGCCTTCTTCCTGTACGTTGATGGTCAATCTCCATATGCTCCAGCGAGAGTATCTTATTGATGGTGTAGTAATCATCAGTTTGTGGATTTGTCTCTAACTGCTGGTATATTAATCTCACTCTGTCTCCTTTTGAGAATCCTTCAGTTGGTATCTTCTTATTCTTCCACCATTTTGGAACTCTTTTTTTActcctattttctttcttcactTGTCCTGCTTTTTCTGCAGCAGGTTTTATGTTAGGGACCTCCTTCTCAATAATCACCTCTTCAATcccttctttccttttcttctcgaCCTTCACATGTTCCTTAccctctttttcttctcaattCTTCATCTCTTGCTCCACAGGTAAGATGATGATCTCCTCGTTGGGTTTTTCTTTCCACTGTAAATCctcttcttcaatcttcatGTAGCTTTTCTCTTTATTAGTATGCTATGCTTCTTGAAAGACATTCAAAGTGATTCTCTCATCATGTACCCTTAAGGTCAGTTCTCCATGTTCTACATCGATGAtggcccttgctgtggctaggaagggtcttcccagTATGATGGAGTCACCTCCTTCCTCATTTAGATCTAAGATTACAAAATCTGCAGGGAATATGAATTTATCCACCTTGACCAAGAGGTTTTCAATCACTCCTTTGGGAAGTATCAGTGATTTATCCACAAGCTCCAACGACATCTGTATAGGTTTTACTTCCTCTATACATAGCCTTCGCATCATAGAATAGGGCATTAGATTGATGCTGGCTCCTAAATCGCACAGTGCCTTGTCAATGGTTATATTACCAATGGTACAAGGCAAGAAGAAGCTCCCAGGGTCTTTAATTTTTGGTGGGAGACCTCTTTGGATtactgcactacattcttcagtcaGAAGCATTATTTCCTTCTCATGCCAGCTTCTCTTTTTGTTGATGAGCTCTTTTATGAATTTAGCATACAGGGGCATCTGCTCCAATGCTTCAGCAAGTGGGATATTAATCTCCAGCTTCTTGAAGACCTCAAAGAAATTGGGAAATTGTTGATCCTTGAGCTCTTTCTGTAGTCTTTGTGGATACGACAAAGGAGGTTTGTAAGCCTTCACTTCCTTCCTCTGTTCTTGTGATGGTTCCTCCCTAACTTGCTTCCTTTTCCTTAAAGCTTGTGGCTCCTCCTCCTTCTGTTTGGGTTCTTCTTGGTCTTGCTTGTCAAGTATAGCTTCTTCCCTACTGCTGGTCTTGTCATTCTCCATAGGCTTCTTGTTGGCTTCTTTGTCATTCACCAAGGttcttccactccttaattggattgctttgcattcttctttggGGTTTGGAATGGTATCACTTGGGAGTGAGATGGTTGGTCTTTCAATCACTGCTTGCTTGGACAGTTGTCCAATTTACCTTTCCAGATTTCTCATTGAGGCTTCATGGTTCTTGCTAGTGAGCTCCTGATATTTCATcatattttccattattatatCCACGTTGGAGATCCTTTGAGCTTCTTGTGGTATCTGTGGCTGATTGTGGGATGTTGAGGGTAGATGGTAGTTATTTTGGGTATTGGATGAGTTGTTGGATGGATAGTAGTTGGATTAAGGTTgattattttatggttttctgtactaattttggttagtgttttgatggttttgatggtttgtgtttcttgagttgttttggtttgaGTTCTTCTGCCAAGGCTGCTGGTTTTGATTATGATTATCTCCCTATCTCAGGTTCGGGTGGTTCCTACAGgaaggattgtaggtgtcaCCATGGAATTTATTTTGGCTAGAACCTTGATTGTGCACATACTAGACTTGTTCTTGCTATTTCTCTTCATAGTTTTCCTTATTTTGCCCCCATGTAGGTAATGGTTGACTTGTATTCACTACTGCAACTTGAAGGCCATCAGTCCTCTTGGCCATCATCTCCATTTGTTGCTGGATTCGTCGgtgcatcatcttgttttgagctaagatggTATCCACACCTTCCAGCTCCAAGATGGTATCCACATCTATGGTATCCACACCCTTCCTTTGAGCTGGTTGGCATTGCCTTTGATGAACATAGAAGTATTGGTTGTTTGTTACAGTGTCAATGAGGTTCTGAGCCTCCCCAACTGtcttcatgagttgtaatgaaCCTTCTGCTGAATAGTCAAGTGCCTCTTGAGCTCTCAATGtcagtccttcatagaagttttgcagTTTGTCCTATTCATTGAACATCTTTGGTGGACACCTCCTGAGTAAAACTTTATATCTCTCCCATGCATTATACAATGACTCTCCATCCATCTGAGTGAATGTTTGGACCTCTGTTTTGAGTCTGTTGATCCTTTGGGGAAgatagaacttggctaagaacttGTTCACTAGATCTtcccaattgttgatgcttTCTCTTGGGAATGTCTCCAACCATTGAGTAGATTTGTCTCTCAGggaaaatggaaacagtaacaacTTGTAAATGTCAGGatgcacaccattggttttcactgtgtcacatattctcaagAAAATGGACAGGTGTTGATTTGGATTTTCCAAGGGACCTCCTCCATAAGAACAGTTATTTTACACTAATGTGATGAGTTGAGCctttaattcaaagttgtttgcattgacatttggTATCAGTATGATACTTCCACAATGCCTTGGATTAGGAAAAGTGTAGGAGGCTAGAACCCTCCTTTGAGGCTGGCCATTGTTGTTAGCCTCTCCCTCTTGTGGATTAGGAGCATTTCCTTCCATTTCCTGGTTCTCTTCCTCTGATTCCTCTCCACCAATAACTCTCTTTCCTTTGGcttctcttcttattcttcgaagagttctcTCATCAATGTCACCCGAGGTGGAGAACTCTCTTCTTGCTTTTGTCATACACACGAAACCAGAAACCAAGAAACACAATTCACTCTATTGCTAGAGTTATGTTAAGGTTAgtttaaacaaaaattcaaacagttagagtgcttagtaaaaagaaaaaacatgcTTAATCCAGATTATCAccctacttaatcattgtcaatctaaatcaatccccggcaacggcaccaaaaacttgatgagggaaaaatgattccatacaaactcaccggcaagtctatcgggtcgcatcaagtaataattactcacaagagtgaggtcgatcccacagagattgatggattgagcaattttagttaggtgatgaatttagttaagtaAATATTTGATGGTTTGAGTGATTTTGACtgacagaagctaaattacaagtAAATAagagtgcagaaagtaaattgtgCAAAAAGGTAAAGTACAGAAGAGATAAATTACAGAAACTTAAAGCACAAGAAAATGAAAGAGCttaaacttaaattgcaagaaaagtaaattacagaaacttaaagtgcaaaaaatgtaaattgcttaaTCTAAATTGCtgaggaatgtaaattgcttgaagaataaaaggatttggATGCTGGGATTCAGAattgaataagaaaatgcaagttaAAGTAAATCAGAGAGCTATGAGATGAAAGATTCAGCTCAGTAgccaaacagaaatggaaaattgcttgAGGAAATAAACATCAAGAAAACTTGATTCaattataaaattcttaaagaTAAATTGAAGATCGAAGAAGAGAAATGAGATTAGAAAGCagatctagatctcaattgctcTCTTGATCAAGCATAAAAGTAATTGCAGAAGAAATGAAAAGGAAAACAGTAAATGAAACTCAGATCCAATTCTTAGAACAATTGAGAAGAAAGGTGAAAGATGATTCTCAGATTTAGAATCAATGGAGctcttcaatctcaattcaaattctAAGAACAGAAAGCAGAAGttgtagaagaaaagaaaataaaaacagaaagaaaactaAATCCAATTCCAATTCCCAAATTCccaaatgaaaattcaaaagtgaaaagtaaaaatgagctaaaaggtcctttacaaattaaattaacttctatttatacactttctatttttgatcTTCAAAGCTTGGAGTGGGCCTTTTGGTTTTTGGATTTGAACAGAAATGGGTCTGGTTGGCCTTGGTTCAATTGAGTTGGAGGCATGGGTCAGCTCCCAAGGGAGCGCTCCGTTCGGTCTTATGAACTTAGCGTTCACTCTTTGTTGGTGAGCCTTGGTTGCAATTGCTCCTTGGCCTAGCATTCACTTTGTGAACGCTCCGCTTACTCTTTAAGTGCTACATTCTTTTGCTTCCCTGGGTGAGCTTTGCTTTCCTTGGCCAGCCAAGAGAGCACGAGAAAGTGAAAGAAAGGGAGCGCTACGCTTGAATTTTTGAACGCTCCTTCCTTGGCCAGCTTTGAACCCAACTTTCCTTGGCCAAGAGTGCACGAAAAAGGTAGCAAAAGGGAGCGCTACGCTCAAATTTTTGAGCGCTACTCCCCCTTGTCTTGATGCGCCCAGCCTTGCTTGGTTTCCCTCTTCGAGCACTACGTTGCACCCTTGCTCCCTTGTTTCCAAGCCAAGTTCCAAGAGAAAGTGAGAGAAAGTGAGCGTAGCATTCACATTTTGGAGCGCTACCTCCTTGGCTTGATTCATGCACCCAGCTTTCCTCTTGGTGCGCTACGCTTTATtttcatgggccacgctttttaaAGCATGGCCTAAGGTCCAAAGCATGCTCAGACATCAAAAGTGTGCAAAAATTCCTCTTTCCAccatttcttcacctacaagcaaccaaacaactAATCAAAGTCCCACCAAAATCACTGGATCTTTGcatcatttataaaatcaattaattttagcataaaacctatgattttgtgtaaaataaatgatgtttgattgattcaacaaaatcatgaaaatccACTCCAATTATTTACTTatggtgcaagaaagtgcataaaacctaatgaaactaatgaaaaattcttgtaaaactagcataagatgacttgtcctTAGTGCCTTCACGTACAATGTGAGGGCTTCCCCCACACCATACTTTAAGTCGAATCAAATGTTCTCCTTCAATCTTCTTGCACCAAACTTCCTGTAAATGTTCATGCATATTATAACACAAGATAATAACtaaaactatgtaaaaaaaaacaacaagaTAATAAACTTCCTATAAATCTtcttgcctcccaataagtgcttctatAACGTCACTTGCTTAACAGTTCACCCCTTCTAAATGAGGAGTTGTGTAGTCCTTTGGTGATCTATCTTGCCTCTAAGATAATGCTTGAGCCGTTAACCATTGATAGTGTAAGTTTTCCCTGAATTGGCTTCCATAATCTCTATATGACCACATGGAGAAACTTTGTTGATTGTAAAAGGACCGGACCATCTAGACTTGAGCTTTCCTAGAAATAATTTGAGCCTGAAATTGTATAGAAGCACTAGCTACCCATGTTAAACAATTCTTGAAGTAATTCTCTTGTTATGCCACATCTTGGTCTTCCCTTATAGAGTCTTGAATTCTCATATGCCTCCATCTGAAACTCATCAAGTTCATTGAGTTGGAGGAGTCTTTTCCCTCCAGGCGCCTTTGCATCAAAGTTTAGAAACTTTTTGCCCAGTAAGCTCTGTGCTCTAGCTCTACCGATaggtgacaggccttgccatagaGAAGCTGATAAGGCGACATCCCAATCAAAATCTTGAAGGTTGTGCGGTAGGCCCAGAGGGAATCATCAATCTTTTTAGCCTACTCCTTCCTTGAAGCACCCACAATCTTCTCTACAATTATCTtaagctctctgttagagacctcCACTTGACTACtggtttgaggatggtaaggaGCAGCTACCTTATGCTTGACACCATACCTCAGAAGAAGTGAATCTAACTATTTATTGCAAAAGTGACTGCTACCATCACTAATCATGTCATGGCCCAAAACGAGCCATGACCGGCGCTCAGGAAAATAATCCCTAGCAAGCCTAACCGACTCAAcgataaattgaataaaaaaaaaataacaaatatttgaAATAGAAAATTACAGTTTCTAAAATgaataattacatatttttaataaaagataaaataaataaatatggatGGATCCTGCCTGTGACATATGGAGCATATACATCTAGGAACTCGACAAAAATAGATACTCATTGCAGATCGTGACTCTTAATTAGAAAATCTCACATAGTCAAGTATTTGttcctaaaaaatatttttagaaaaagggGTGAGTTTTGCAACTCAGTGACTAGACAATACATTTATAATCCACATGAGACCATATAAGCATTATTATCAAggtaatttaaattagaaaatagcagttgataataataagtgaatcaataagggagttctcatacagaaatcaaatcaaaagtccACACGTGGGCGGCTCCACCTCTATGGGTAGCCATTTCCTCTTGTGTGTCCTAACAGAATAACAGATCTAACGTGTGGCctacacgttaggctagcaacACCCCTGCTAGCTGGAGTCTGAGTCAGATGCATCTAAGTTAACGTCATAACCGCCATTAACTACGGTTTTCTAATACGAGcctcccaaaccaattcaaaacatatagtTTCAAATACAATGAATCTTCAATCTCTCAATTATATAAggtatcaaatcaaatcaattagataatattttttatcagaaatcttttcaaatcatacttcctcaatcataaaaacatatttcataattttaaagtGAGTGCCAATAAATACTTTAATGTTTCAAAAGTATATATTcgaataaaatcaatattttataATGATATAAGACtttataaaacataattaaaaaatcataatagcATAAACCAAAAGCTTAACAGTTATAAATGTAAAGCCTACTCACAGCATGGTCCTAACAGACCGAAGAGACCAAACCCAGAGTGTCGAATTCAAGATAAGAAAGATTGAAGTAGAATAAAACGAATGAGCGCAGAATTTGGACCGGAGTAGCGACAAAATGGAGCTGGCGACAGTCCCGGAAATCTAAAACAGGAAAAACTAAAATCGAATTAAAACAAGGACAAGACAGATTAAATGGTGGCATAATAGGACATGAAAGCTAGAGCAAAATCAAGGAAAAAGGCTGGACCGGGATAATGACAGAAACAATTCAGCTCCGGTGGCAATGACGACTTGGTTCAGGTATATCCAAACAGTGATAGGAACAACGCAGCAGCGGACGTCCCTCCTTGGCGTTTCTTGGCGGCAGAGGCACGGCGGCcatagcagcagcagcagcggAGTTCCAACGACGGCAGAACCTCCCTGCGACCACTTCTCTCTCCACGCACGTTCTGTTTCTCTCTCGGTGACAGATTTGGCGGCGCAAAACGGCGGCGATGGTGGCTGGGCTTGACGGCGACGACCCTTCCCGTGGCGGCTCTAGGTAGAACGGCGCGTCTTCCCTCTGTTTGCAAACCTTCATGGACAGCAACGATGAAGAACTCGACGGTGACGACAGCGACACGAGACGGTGACGCCTCCTTCTCCTTGCGCGACTCTCTCTCCCTCGGTTCTGGCCTTCCTCGCGATGACACCACAGCGGCGACGGTGGCAGTGACGCCCACCGGTGCCACCTCCCttccttcctcttctcttcCCTCTCCGGTTCTCCCCctgttctctttttcctttctgTTCTTTTGTTCTGCTGTTGGAAGGGGTAAGGGTGGCTAGGCTTTTGGTGAGTGTGTGAGGGAGTGTGTTATGTCAAGGTTAGGGTTAGAATTTTGgtttggaaagaaaaaaaaaagagaagggtATTATTGggattttacattctaccctccttaaaaaaattttcgccctcgaaaattgatataatCTGAAAGACTTTACTTGGTTTTATCACTTTACCAAACATGAGAAAGAAGTATAAAGAGATGCAAAAGTTACAAGAtagatttttgttaaaaaatatgcGGTTGACATTCACCGACTCACATTTCCTTGACAGCTCAGATGTACATAGCACTCTTCACTTCGTTCGTCAATCTCCTCAAAATACATTTTACTTCATACTCTCCTTGGTTCTGTAGTATATATCTATGGAAGCAACCGGTCTTACGTCATGTCTTAGAATTACGATTTTTTGAACTTCAGCATGAATAAGCTGTGTCCTAATGAATTAACGTATCGTTTGCTATCTGGAAATTGTACGTGACACCAAAACAAGCACGGGTTTACTCAAAAGGATTCGAAACCTAGAAAGAGAAGAGCAAACATCACAGATGGTGTTCGCACAGACATGGAAGGATGTTTAAGATTGAAATTAAACAATGATGTACAGAAACAATGAAATGTCCCAGAAAGAGAGTCAATTGAATCTTAACGAGAAAATCTGaatcaaaaaattttgatagaaacaataaaagaaaagatagtGCATTAGGTCAAAACAAGTTAAGTTGGATCAAAGAAGTACAAAGTTCACTAAAAGAAGGTAACCAAAGTGGATGATTAGGGACACGATAAGGCAAGAAAATAATCAAATCAATAACTTTTCTAAAGAAGATCTTAGAGTTACATAGTTCACATAAAGGAATGCAACGTCAACACCTATGTTGTCGAGAATCTATGGGATAGCCAAAAGCATGACGATAAGATCGAGATATGCATAAGATGTAGGATGtgaaacaaaataatcaaattttcaatttcaacaagGATTAAAACAAGGAACTCTTGATATTAAATATAGCGGAGTGAACGATAAATAAAATCACGCGGCACGAttgttgataaaccccatttgtagggtttatcttgtgcttcatttaagggattttatcaccttttacctacatttattcaatgaaatagcatggttttagaacttctcccttaattgtgcttaagagtgaaaacatgttttttaggtcttaaaatagctaaatttaatttaccttgattccattagatgccttgatatgtttgttaagtgatttcagatttaggaggcaaagattggatcaagggaatgaagaaaaagcatggaAAGTTGGAGAActtatgaagaaatgaaagaaccggaaagctgtcaagcctgcgcgtggattgagaagttccaccctccatgcattttccagagagttgtgcctgcgCCGCGCCAAcattgtgcctttggcacaaacctattcgcgcgcacgcgcacatgacgcgtgcgcgccactcTCGGAATAATCCTTCGATGTGGACACAccctgtacgcgtacgcgtcgggtCCATTGCACCAcaacccacgcgcacgcgccatGTGCGCATATGCGCGGATCCCCTTTTCTCAAcacttctcttttcttcccctctttccatttctttccttctcctttcttcttcccttcttctacccctcGTCCAACACTttcaaacaccattgataaccatttattttagttagttaattagttagtaaggtagttaattagttagttttagtttagttttcatttcatttttctctctttccattataagtgttggattatggATTTTGCTTACCATATATTGCTGCTTATTACTAATTGAATGCTATCTTAGaataattgttttaaatattctttgttggattctatcgttgaggttatattttgctacttggttttgagtttttttttatgcttaccttttgaagaataccaagtgatgagattTGCCTTCGAGCTCGTAACccttcttgaattacatga
This sequence is a window from Arachis duranensis cultivar V14167 chromosome 2, aradu.V14167.gnm2.J7QH, whole genome shotgun sequence. Protein-coding genes within it:
- the LOC107474321 gene encoding uncharacterized protein LOC107474321, with amino-acid sequence MENDKTSSREEAILDKQDQEEPKQKEEEPQALRKRKQVREEPSQEQRKEVKAYKPPLSYPQRLQKELKDQQFPNFFEVFKKLEINIPLAEALEQMPLYAKFIKELINKKRSWHEKEIMLLTEECSAVIQRGLPPKIKDPGSFFLPCTIGNITIDKALCDLGASINLMPYSMMRRLCIEEVKPIQMSLELVDKSLILPKGVIENLLVKVDKFIFPADFVILDLNEEGGDSIILGRPFLATARAIIDVEHGELTLRVHDERITLNVFQEA